In the Nocardioides marmotae genome, TGGATCCGCACCTGGCCGGTCTGGGTGGCGCCGGCGGCCCGCAGCGCGATCCGCAGCTTCGCCTTCGTGCCCTTGCGGACCTTCGCCTTGACCAGCCGGGCGGTGGTCGTCGAGGAGAGCCGGGCGATCGTGACGGCGCGCGAGGTCTCCGAGGACTCGGTGAAGCCGGGGGCGGTCGCGGTCACCACGACGGTCAGCGTCCGGCCGATGTCGGCGACCTGGGCGACGTACGTCGGCGAGGTCGCGCCCGGGATGGTGATGCCGTCGCGGCGCCACACATAGGTGAAGGTCGCGTCGGGGGCGCTCCACGTGCCGGGGGTGGCGGTCAGGGTCCGGCCCACGACGGCCTGGCCGGAGATGGCGGGCGGCGCGACGGCGCTGATCGGCTCGGGTGCGCCGACCGCGACCGGCGCGGTGGTGGCCGTGCCGGCGGCGTACCCGGTGCGGGTGCCGGTCACCTTGACCGACAGCGCGGTGCCGGCGTCGGCGTCGGTCACGACGTACGTCGCGGCGGTGGCGCCGGCGATCGGCTGGCCGTCGCGCAGCCACTGGTAGGTGGTGGTGATCGGACCCGTGCCCGACCAGGTCGGCGCGCCGACGGTGAGGGTCTGGCCGACCTGGGGCGTGCCGGTGATCGCGGGCTGCGCGCTCGCGGTGGGGGCGTCGCCCTGCTGGACGGTGACCGCGGTGCTCGTCGAGACGGCCGGCTCCGGCGCCTTGTCGCGGGTGCCGGTCGCGCGCACGGAGAGGGCCTTGCCGAGGTCCTCGACGGTCGGGACGTACGTCGCTGCGGTGGCGCCGGCGATGGCCGTGCCCGCCCGCAGCCACTGGTAGGTGGTGACGACGTCGGTCGCGTTCTCGTCCCACACCGGCGGCGTGGCGGTCAGCGCGGCCCCGACCTTCGCGGTCGCGGGGATCGCGACGGCCTTCGTCTCGACGGGCGTCTTCACCGCCCCGGGAAGCCCGGGGATCTGGACCGCGCTGGTGATCCGCTCGAGCGGCGTGCCGAGGACGGTGGTGACGATGCGGGCGGCGACCAGGCATCCGGCCTGGGCCTCGCCCGGCGCGAAGTCCCACAGGTTCTTGGTCCCGGGGATGACCTCACCGTTGCACAGCCACTCGATGTCGAGGCTGATCAGCCCGAGGAGCGGGTCGAGGACGGGCTTGGTCACCTTGAGCACGTTGCCGACGCCCGGGACGATCTCGAGCCCGCCGAGCAGTCCCCGGACGATGTCCACGAGGGGGTCGAGGATCCCGTCGCTCGAGGTCGCCACGGCGGCGGGGGCCGGCGTGGCCGGTGCGGCGCCGGCGGAGGCGGCGGTGCCCAGGGCGAGGCCGGAGGACAGCAGGGCGGTGGTGGCGAGCGCGCTCAGGGCGCGGTGGTGCGCGGGCATGCGGGGGGTTCCTCCCGTTCGGACGTCCGGGCGCGAAGGCCCGGACGTGGGGGTGCGCGGCGCGCCGCGCGCCGCAGGTGTCGTGGGTCTCGCGGGGAACCTAGGGGCGAGGCGCGCCGGTAGGTGGTCTCTTTGATTCCAGACGGACCGATCGGCCTAGCCCGTTCGGGCCATGGGCGTCGTCCGATCCACCCGATCGACTGACCCGTCCGGGCGGTCGGATGTGGTTCGCGAGGGCCTAGGCTCCCGTCGGTGAGCACCTCCGAGTCCGACCTGCCGGCCCGTCTGCGCGGCGCACTGACCGTCGCGGGGTTCACCTACGACGCCGTCGCCGAGCTGCTCGGCCCCGAGGCCCACGCCGCCCTCGGCCGCAACGAGACGACCCCCGGCCTGCGCCGCACCCAGGGCGGTTCGCCGCTGGAGACGCTGGTCCGGCTGTTCCTCCTCCAGGCCCCGGTCGAGCTGTCGGCGGCCGAGCGCGCGCTGCCCGACCTCGTCGACCGGCTCGCCGTCGAGGGGCTGCTCGACCAGATGGTGGGCGAGGTGGCCGCGCGCCTCGACATCCGGCCGTACGCCGCCGACGGCCGCGACCTGTGGGTGGTCAGCGACCTCACCCCGGGCCTCGACGGCGGGCCGCAGCTCGTCGGCCCCGACCACGTTCTCGGCATCAGCTCGGCCTCGACCTCGCTGGCGCAGTTGACCATGCGCGAGCCGGTCGGCCGGGCGCTCGACCTCGGCACCGGCTGCGGCGTCCAGGCGCTCCACCTCGCCACCCACGTCGACCGGGTCGTGGCCACCGACGTCAACCGCCGCGCGCTGTGGGCGACCCGCTTCAACGCCGCGCTCAACGGGGTCGCGGACCGCATCGACGTGCGCGACGGGTCCTACTTCGAGCCGGTCGCCGGCGAGCTGTTCGACCTGATCGCCACCAACCCGCCGTTCGTGATCTCCCCGGCCACCGGCGAGCGGCTGGTCTACCGCGACTCCGGGCTGCCGGGCGACCGCGTCGTGGAGGACATCGTCCGCGCCGCCCCGACTCACCTCGCCGACGGCGGTTGGTGCCAGGTGCTCGCGAACTGGGCCGTCGTCGAGGGCTGCCCCTGGGACGAGCGGCTCGCCCCGTGGCTCGCCGAGGACTGCGACGCGCTCGTCGTGCAGCGCGAGCTGCTCGACCCGGCGGCGTACGTCGAGCTGTGGCTCAAGGACGCCGGCCAGCACGGCGCGCCGGACTACCTCGTGCGCTACGACACCTGGCTCTC is a window encoding:
- a CDS encoding Ig-like domain repeat protein yields the protein MPAHHRALSALATTALLSSGLALGTAASAGAAPATPAPAAVATSSDGILDPLVDIVRGLLGGLEIVPGVGNVLKVTKPVLDPLLGLISLDIEWLCNGEVIPGTKNLWDFAPGEAQAGCLVAARIVTTVLGTPLERITSAVQIPGLPGAVKTPVETKAVAIPATAKVGAALTATPPVWDENATDVVTTYQWLRAGTAIAGATAATYVPTVEDLGKALSVRATGTRDKAPEPAVSTSTAVTVQQGDAPTASAQPAITGTPQVGQTLTVGAPTWSGTGPITTTYQWLRDGQPIAGATAATYVVTDADAGTALSVKVTGTRTGYAAGTATTAPVAVGAPEPISAVAPPAISGQAVVGRTLTATPGTWSAPDATFTYVWRRDGITIPGATSPTYVAQVADIGRTLTVVVTATAPGFTESSETSRAVTIARLSSTTTARLVKAKVRKGTKAKLRIALRAAGATQTGQVRIHAGGRLLRTISVAGNRTVKLPRLGVGKHRIKVSYVGSRTTAPSTSTVLVLTVLKKKK
- a CDS encoding N5-glutamine methyltransferase family protein — its product is MSTSESDLPARLRGALTVAGFTYDAVAELLGPEAHAALGRNETTPGLRRTQGGSPLETLVRLFLLQAPVELSAAERALPDLVDRLAVEGLLDQMVGEVAARLDIRPYAADGRDLWVVSDLTPGLDGGPQLVGPDHVLGISSASTSLAQLTMREPVGRALDLGTGCGVQALHLATHVDRVVATDVNRRALWATRFNAALNGVADRIDVRDGSYFEPVAGELFDLIATNPPFVISPATGERLVYRDSGLPGDRVVEDIVRAAPTHLADGGWCQVLANWAVVEGCPWDERLAPWLAEDCDALVVQRELLDPAAYVELWLKDAGQHGAPDYLVRYDTWLSWFEEQGIEAIGFGWINLHKVGPGASRRTFLDWPYDVEQPIGPAIAAWGGTGTVPVGPEAVLRTREDVRQETVGPVGAEDPETIVLRQQRGFRRARRADTVEAALVGACDGELSVGQILDAVAQLTDRDPAETRSTYLPVVAELVEEGFLTAGPARP